The DNA segment CATCGGCTGGCGGGAAGTGGTGGGCGAGCTGGTGGACCTGCAGTTGGGCCGTTCGGCCATTTCCATCTTTGAAACCACCGACGACATGGTTTTCGAGAAAACCCGCATCGTCCGCAGCCAGTTCGTCTTCGCCCAGGCTGATTCCCTGGCCCTGGCGGTCATCGACGCCGACGTGGCGGTAACGGGCCTGGCCAACATCAAGTACAAGCGCCCCGTGGAAGCCGGGGAGCGCCTGGTGGCCAAAGCCGAGGTCATCCGCAAGAAGGGCGATGACAAGTTCGTGGTGCTGGTGGTCACCCGGGCGGGCGAGGACGTAGTTTTTAGGGGCAAGTTCGTAG comes from the Sphingobacteriaceae bacterium genome and includes:
- the fapR gene encoding transcription factor FapR is translated as MPTRNLTRAQRQRRLEERLAADPFLTDEELADLFSVSVQTIRLDRMALGIPEVRQRTREVARRTYARLKSIGWREVVGELVDLQLGRSAISIFETTDDMVFEKTRIVRSQFVFAQADSLALAVIDADVAVTGLANIKYKRPVEAGERLVAKAEVIRKKGDDKFVVLVVTRAGEDVVFRGKFVVFALKGVGQN